Proteins from a single region of Stappia sp. ES.058:
- a CDS encoding phosphodiesterase, whose translation MTLIAQITDLHIRPRGLACYRVSETNMLAERAVAALNALAPQPDAVVVTGDLADAPDEREYAGVQRILSRIKAPVFVIPGNHDSPAMMRDLLTGVGPIDQGSDSKVHYAVDIGDVRLVALDSSVPGKPHGELGSAQLAWLEHTLAESDRPTLIAIHHPPAATGIAHMDRIGLKDSDALAALLSRNSHVERIMCGHIHRTIIASVGGTVMTLAPSTGHQVHLDIADREPGRFIMEPPGFFLHHHTRGSGVVSHLAYIEAFPGPFPFFADEGVSW comes from the coding sequence ATGACCCTGATCGCGCAGATCACCGACCTGCACATCCGCCCGAGAGGCCTTGCCTGCTACCGCGTCAGCGAAACCAACATGCTGGCGGAGCGAGCCGTCGCGGCGCTGAACGCGCTCGCCCCCCAGCCCGACGCGGTCGTGGTCACCGGCGATCTCGCGGACGCGCCAGACGAGCGGGAATATGCCGGCGTCCAGCGGATTCTGTCCCGCATCAAGGCCCCGGTCTTTGTCATCCCGGGCAATCACGATTCGCCCGCGATGATGCGCGACCTGTTGACCGGCGTCGGCCCGATCGATCAGGGCAGCGACAGCAAGGTCCACTACGCGGTCGACATCGGCGACGTGCGGCTCGTCGCGCTCGACAGTTCGGTCCCGGGAAAGCCGCATGGCGAACTCGGCAGCGCCCAGCTTGCCTGGCTGGAGCATACGCTCGCAGAAAGCGACCGGCCGACGCTGATCGCCATACACCACCCGCCGGCGGCGACCGGCATCGCCCATATGGACCGGATCGGACTGAAGGATTCCGACGCGCTGGCGGCGCTTCTGTCGCGCAACAGCCATGTCGAGCGGATCATGTGCGGTCACATCCACCGCACCATCATCGCCTCCGTCGGCGGAACGGTGATGACACTGGCACCCAGCACCGGCCATCAAGTGCACTTGGATATCGCCGACCGGGAACCGGGCCGCTTCATCATGGAACCTCCGGGTTTTTTCCTGCACCACCACACGCGCGGCA